A region from the Malus domestica chromosome 07, GDT2T_hap1 genome encodes:
- the LOC103438732 gene encoding putative disease resistance RPP13-like protein 1 translates to MAGALIGEAFFSTSIETMCQKIASGEFMDFFRGRKLDHSLLEKLKLTFLTLNVVLDDAEEKQIQKPRVREWLDELKHAIFDAEDLLVEIDTEALRSKVEAEEYQSKKTQVWNFLSTYLNPFYQGMNGRIQELLQRLEHLEKRKDLIGLIGGVKEKVSQRTPTTSFVENEFSPYGRDGDKDKLKTLLLSEDASSSHISVIPIVGMGGVDKTTLAQLLYNDKEIKDHFRLTAWACVSEEFDAIRVTKTLIESIISEPCNLQEMSLLQDKLREKVVGKKFLFVLDDLWNDNYSDWDLVRAPFTYGARGSKVMVTTRHESVASIVHTSPIHYLSHLSDKDCWLLLSKHAFRNENPSAHLDLEEIGKQIARKCNGLPLAAKALGGLLGCNVGYKEWSDILNNKLWETVHEKNVLPSLRLSYHYLPTYLKQCFAYFSIFPKDYEFEKENIIQLWMALGLITQDDSDKGLEELGERYFDELLSRSLLQRSSIEKSSFIMHDVINDLARSVSGEFCLRLDKGVSHDEVPKRVRHLSYMRGRFDTAPKFKPLDDVKCLRTLFPMSLRPYYEWDKSYVSIKVLDDLLPSLKCLRVLSLARYKNITQLPVNIGKLLNLRYIDLSDTAVQRLPDTMCTLYNLQTLLLFGCFSLVELPANMRKLINLRHLDISGTCVKEMLVQIGRLKSLRTLTAFVLGKSTRSGGIGELGQLSNLRGKLSILNLENVVNPMDALGANLKDKKHLSEVELAWGREDAYDSIKERHVLESLQPSINLAKLIIRFYGGTRFPDWLGDSSFSNIQVMCLSDCGTCFSLPPVGRLPALKELYIEGMKSVISIGIDNMKFRDRKAFF, encoded by the coding sequence ATGGCAGGAGCTTTGATTGGAGAGGCTTTTTTCTCAACTTCTATCGAGACGATGTGCCAAAAGATTGCTTCTGGCGAGTTCATGGACTTCTTCCGGGGGAGAAAACTTGACCATTCACTCTTGGAGAAACTGAAGCTGACTTTTCTGACCCTTAATGTAGTGCTCGATGATGCAGAGGAGAAGCAGATTCAGAAACCTCGTGTGAGAGAGTGGCTCGACGAGCTCAAACATGCCATCTTCGATGCTGAGGACCTGCTGGTTGAGATCGATACTGAAGCTTTGCGAAGCAAGGTGGAAGCTGAGGAATATCAAAGTAAGAAAACACAGGTGTGGAACTTCCTCTCTACTTATCTTAATCCTTTTTATCAAGGCATGAATGGTAGGATACAAGAGTTACTCCAAAGGTTGGAACACCTTGAGAAACGAAAAGATCTCATTGGTCTTATAGGAGGCGTTAAGGAGAAGGTTTCTCAAAGAACTCCCACAACATCctttgttgagaatgaatttaGTCCTTATGGTAGGGATGGAGATAAAGACAAGTTGAAAACACTGTTGCTATCGGAAGATGCAAGTAGCAGCCACATATCAGTAATCCCCATAGTGGGAATGGGCGGGGTTGATAAGACAACCCTTGCTCAGCTCCTTTACAAtgataaagaaataaaagacCATTTTCGTCTTACAGCTTGGGCTTGCGTTTCCGAAGAATTTGATGCTATTAGGGTAACTAAAACCCTTATTGAATCAATTATCTCAGAACCTTGCAATCTTCAAGAGATGAGCTTGCTTCAAGATAAACTTAGGGAAAAAGTGGTGGGGAAAAAGTTCCTATTTGTGTTGGATGACCTTTGGAATGACAACTATAGTGATTGGGATCTTGTACGGGCTCCTTTTACTTATGGGGCGAGGGGAAGTAAGGTCATGGTGACAACAAGGCACGAAAGTGTCGCATCCATTGTGCACACCAGTCCTATTCATTACTTGAGCCATTTGTCGGATAAAGATTGTTGGTTGTTACTCTCAAAACATGCATTTAGAAATGAAAATCCTAGTGCACATCTAGACTTGGAAGAAATTGGTAAGCAAATTGCACGTAAGTGCAATGGTCTTCCTTTAGCTGCAAAAGCACTTGGGGGTCTCTTAGGTTGTAACGTAGGTTACAAGGAATGGAGTGACATTTTGAACAACAAACTTTGGGAGACAGTGCATGAGAAAAATGTTCTTCCATCTTTAAGATTGAGTTACCATTATCTCCCTACGTatttaaaacaatgctttgctTATTTCTCAATCTTCCCAAAGGACTATGAAtttgaaaaggaaaatataattCAACTTTGGATGGCACTGGGTTTAATTACACAAGATGACAGTGATAAAGGATTGGAAGAGCTCGGTGAGAGATACTTTGATGAACTATTGTCACGATCACTACTTCAAAGATCATCAATTGAGAAATCAAGTTTCATAATGCATGATGTCATTAACGACCTGGCTAGGTCTGTGTCTGGAGAATTTTGTTTGAGGTTGGATAAGGGAGTGTCACATGATGAAGTTCCTAAAAGAGTTAGGCATTTGTCATATATGAGAGGAAGATTTGATACTGCTCCAAAATTTAAGCCATTAGATGACGTTAAGTGTTTGCGAACCTTATTTCCCATGTCTTTAAGACCATACTATGAATGGGATAAGAGCTATGTAAGCATAAAGGTTCTAGATGATTTATTACCATCACTAAAGTGTTTACGAGTGTTGTCATTGGCAAGATATAAAAATATCACTCAATTACCTGTTAACATCGGAAAACTCTTAAACTTGCGCTACATTGATCTTTCTGACACCGCAGTTCAAAGGTTACCAGATACGATGTGTACTCTCTACAATTTGCAAACTCTATTATTGTTTGGTTGTTTCTCTCTTGTTGAATTGCCTGCAAACATGAGGAAATTGATTAATTTGCGTCATCTTGATATTAGTGGAACTTGTGTAAAAGAGATGCTGGTGCAAATAGGTAGATTAAAAAGTTTGAGAACATTGACTGCATTTGTATTGGGGAAATCTACTAGGTCGGGTGGCATTGGTGAACTGGGGCAATTGTCGAACCTTCGAGGAAAACTATCTATCTTGAATCTGGAAAATGTAGTCAATCCTATGGATGCCTTGGGGGCCAATTTGAAGGATAAGAAACATCTCAGCGAAGTAGAGTTGGCATGGGGTCGTGAGGATGCATATGATTCCATCAAAGAGAGACATGTACTTGAAAGCCTACAACCTTCCATAAATCTGGCGAAGCTGATCATcagattttatggtggaaccagGTTTCCGGATTGGTTGGGAGACTCTTCCTTCTCCAACATACAAGTCATGTGTCTCAGTGATTGTGGTACTTGCTTTTCATTGCCACCAGTTGGGCGGCTACCTGCTCTCAAAGAGCTCTACATAGAAGGGATGAAAAGTGTCATTAGTATCGGTATTGACAACATGAAGTTCAGAGATAGGAaagcatttttttaa